The following are encoded together in the Robertmurraya sp. FSL R5-0851 genome:
- the ilvA gene encoding threonine ammonia-lyase, whose translation MKGIVHETPLDYSKTFSELAQNEVYLKLENLQKTGSFKVRGSYNKLISLSEEELKKGVVAASAGNHAQGVAYSSQMLGIPCTIVMPKGAPLSKVLATRQYGAEVILEGNVFDEALAYALELNEKRGATFIHAFDDESVITGQGTVGLEILDQLSEVEAVICPVGGGGLIAGVAMAVKEKNPNIAVYGVQTIACPSMKQSLLEQKPVALKSAPTMADGIAVQKPGAKNFEIVKKYVDDIVCVDEMEIARTMLLLLERNKLLVEGSGASSLAALIYKKISITNKKVAAVLSGGNVNVHFISRIIERGLVESGRFANFSIILKDKPGELQRVVSSITELDANIQDVHLHHMGKNIYPGYAQLDLSVETKNNEHIAELFGVLKEKEIQVTMES comes from the coding sequence ATGAAGGGCATTGTGCATGAAACTCCTTTGGATTACTCCAAAACGTTTAGTGAACTTGCTCAAAATGAAGTGTATTTAAAGTTAGAGAATCTTCAAAAGACAGGATCCTTTAAGGTAAGGGGCTCTTATAATAAGCTCATTTCTTTATCAGAAGAGGAATTAAAAAAAGGAGTGGTAGCTGCATCTGCTGGTAACCACGCTCAGGGTGTTGCCTATTCTAGTCAAATGCTTGGGATTCCATGTACGATTGTCATGCCAAAGGGTGCACCGCTCAGCAAAGTGCTTGCAACAAGGCAATACGGCGCTGAGGTAATATTAGAGGGAAATGTGTTTGATGAAGCCCTTGCTTACGCTTTAGAGCTGAACGAAAAAAGAGGTGCGACATTCATTCACGCCTTTGATGATGAGTCAGTTATCACAGGTCAAGGAACAGTGGGGCTAGAGATTCTTGATCAGCTTTCTGAAGTAGAGGCGGTTATTTGTCCAGTTGGCGGTGGGGGGCTGATTGCTGGTGTCGCTATGGCTGTGAAGGAAAAAAATCCTAATATTGCTGTATATGGTGTTCAAACCATAGCATGTCCTAGTATGAAGCAATCTTTATTGGAACAGAAGCCTGTTGCCCTAAAATCTGCACCAACTATGGCAGATGGTATTGCTGTACAAAAACCGGGTGCAAAAAATTTTGAAATTGTGAAGAAATATGTCGATGATATTGTGTGTGTAGACGAAATGGAAATTGCACGTACGATGCTCTTACTTTTAGAAAGAAATAAATTACTAGTTGAGGGGTCAGGGGCTAGTTCACTTGCGGCATTAATATATAAAAAAATAAGTATAACCAATAAAAAAGTAGCTGCTGTTTTAAGTGGAGGTAACGTCAACGTTCATTTTATATCTAGGATTATTGAACGGGGACTTGTTGAGTCAGGAAGGTTTGCGAACTTTTCTATTATCTTAAAGGATAAACCTGGAGAGCTTCAACGGGTGGTCAGCTCAATAACGGAATTAGACGCCAATATTCAAGATGTTCATCTTCATCATATGGGGAAGAATATTTATCCTGGCTATGCACAACTCGATTTATCGGTTGAAACAAAAAACAATGAGCATATCGCAGAGCTGTTTGGTGTTTTAAAAGAGAAAGAGATTCAAGTAACGATGGAATCATAA
- a CDS encoding SIS domain-containing protein has product MIISNKLESMDTLSKSEEILATYILKEKENIQHLSTKDLAQATFTSPSTVVRLSQKLGFSGWNELKEKYIEEIHYLNQHFSNIDPNFPFEPEDSLMSIASKIGHLATETVEDTLALLKNEELRKATELLAKADTINIYGISNSLLMAFDFKHKMLRINRHVEIMNVPEEQIFVANNSTTKNTAILISYSGESDEVIKIAKVLRDRKTPIISLTSLSENSLKNYSDCMLYISTREKMYSKIGYYSTNNSIHLILDILYSCIFKMNYHENLEYKTKIAKDTEERVVSSIVLEEN; this is encoded by the coding sequence ATGATCATCTCAAATAAGCTTGAATCAATGGACACTTTATCAAAGTCCGAAGAAATACTTGCCACATACATATTAAAAGAAAAAGAAAATATCCAGCACTTGTCAACGAAGGATTTAGCTCAAGCTACCTTCACTTCCCCTTCCACTGTTGTTCGCTTGTCACAAAAATTAGGTTTTAGTGGCTGGAATGAGTTAAAAGAGAAATACATTGAGGAGATCCACTATTTAAACCAGCATTTTTCAAATATTGATCCCAATTTCCCTTTTGAACCAGAAGATAGCTTAATGAGCATCGCTTCAAAAATTGGCCATTTAGCAACTGAAACGGTTGAAGATACATTGGCACTTTTAAAAAATGAGGAATTAAGAAAAGCGACGGAGCTACTAGCTAAGGCTGATACCATTAATATATATGGAATAAGCAATTCACTTTTAATGGCGTTTGATTTCAAGCACAAAATGCTGCGTATTAATCGTCATGTGGAAATAATGAATGTTCCTGAAGAACAAATTTTTGTTGCAAACAATTCTACCACTAAAAACACAGCGATTTTAATCTCGTATTCTGGTGAATCGGACGAGGTTATAAAAATTGCCAAGGTATTGAGGGACAGAAAAACACCTATTATTTCTTTAACAAGTCTTAGCGAAAACAGTTTAAAAAACTATTCAGATTGTATGTTATACATTTCTACTCGTGAAAAAATGTATTCAAAAATTGGTTACTATTCAACCAACAACTCTATTCACTTGATTTTGGATATCCTTTATTCTTGTATTTTCAAAATGAACTATCACGAAAATCTAGAATACAAAACGAAGATTGCCAAGGATACAGAAGAAAGAGTGGTAAGCAGTATCGTTTTAGAAGAAAATTAA